In one Spirosoma rigui genomic region, the following are encoded:
- a CDS encoding BatA domain-containing protein: MNFLYPSFLFGLLAVSVPIAIHLFNFRRTRRVFFTNVALLRTVQTETKSFRRLKHWLILACRCLFLACLVFAFAQPFIPSKNKLGLLRQGVTSFYIDNSYSMQNERNEKRYLDVATSKLDELLTLFRNATSLQLLTNDFSAAEQQTGSSESVRDRVTAIRFAHTPRTLETVYRRQRNLLSSLNPGGRNQLFWFSDFQKSTTGDLSKLKIDTTDRLFIVPLEAKSTKNIYVDSVWLSTPFIREMQNNSLNVKLSNGGGENVKNLAVQLYLDDTQTSTASATIPPGKSGAASSATVSLNFNVTSKGYHRGRIVFEDFPITFDNQFFFVIEASPAVRVLHLYEQKSPSDYVQAVYANDSLFVRRSFSAQNFDVGQLKETDLVVLEGVSQVSGTLSTELQQFVRQGGSLTIIPPTNPDLTSYGPFLSALGLGGVQNTPASAGATPPLVPVADPDRRNPFFSDVFQQSYQSDPLNMPSAAPVWRWNAGQRLLSLRNGNPLLTQSRVGGGAGAQGSVYLLATPLASQYGNLAEHALFVPVMYKMAALSVRAQRTAYSFDDNLITVPVNNPSERSVYKLKRNKLEIIPVQRIVNNQLMLEMPKSDELAAGQEVEAGYYELLNGQGKTEQLLAFNHGNKESSMDFYSPDELRQAFSSQPNVEVFDSVQDGDFVQVLEQENLGKSLWKYFLLAALAFLLLEVGLVRFMKG; this comes from the coding sequence ATGAATTTCCTATATCCCTCATTTCTGTTTGGTTTGCTGGCTGTATCGGTACCGATTGCCATCCACCTGTTTAATTTTCGCCGGACTCGTCGGGTTTTCTTTACCAACGTAGCCCTGCTGCGAACGGTCCAGACCGAAACCAAGTCGTTTCGACGGTTGAAACACTGGCTCATTCTAGCCTGCCGCTGCCTCTTTCTGGCCTGCCTGGTGTTTGCTTTCGCGCAACCGTTTATCCCCAGCAAAAATAAACTGGGGCTATTGCGGCAGGGTGTAACGAGTTTCTATATCGACAATTCGTACAGTATGCAGAACGAACGCAACGAGAAGCGGTATCTCGACGTTGCCACCAGCAAACTGGACGAGTTGCTGACCTTATTCCGAAACGCGACCTCGCTGCAACTGCTTACGAACGACTTCTCAGCTGCCGAGCAACAAACAGGCTCGTCAGAATCGGTGCGCGACCGGGTAACGGCCATCCGGTTTGCTCACACACCCCGAACGCTGGAAACGGTTTACCGGCGCCAGCGTAATCTGCTCAGCTCCCTCAACCCGGGCGGGCGTAATCAACTTTTCTGGTTTTCCGATTTTCAGAAAAGTACCACCGGCGATCTATCGAAGCTTAAAATAGACACGACCGACCGGCTGTTCATCGTACCGCTTGAAGCTAAATCGACAAAGAACATCTATGTCGATTCAGTTTGGCTCAGTACGCCCTTTATACGGGAAATGCAGAACAACAGCCTGAATGTAAAACTCAGTAACGGCGGGGGTGAGAACGTCAAGAACCTGGCCGTTCAGTTGTATCTGGACGATACCCAAACCTCAACAGCATCAGCAACGATCCCACCGGGCAAGTCGGGCGCGGCTTCGTCAGCAACGGTTTCGCTTAACTTCAACGTAACCAGCAAAGGCTACCACCGGGGTCGGATTGTGTTTGAGGATTTCCCCATCACCTTTGACAATCAATTCTTCTTTGTCATCGAAGCATCGCCCGCTGTTCGGGTGCTGCACCTGTACGAGCAGAAGTCCCCCTCCGACTACGTACAAGCCGTGTATGCCAATGACAGTCTGTTCGTTCGGCGCAGCTTCAGCGCCCAAAATTTTGACGTTGGCCAATTGAAAGAAACCGATCTGGTTGTACTGGAAGGGGTGAGTCAGGTGAGCGGTACGTTGAGTACCGAATTACAGCAATTTGTGCGGCAGGGAGGCAGCCTGACCATCATCCCGCCTACCAACCCCGATCTAACCTCTTATGGCCCTTTTCTGAGTGCGCTTGGGTTGGGTGGGGTTCAGAACACGCCAGCGAGTGCGGGCGCAACGCCCCCCCTCGTTCCCGTTGCTGACCCCGACCGTCGTAATCCTTTCTTCAGCGACGTATTTCAGCAGAGCTACCAGTCTGATCCGCTCAATATGCCATCGGCAGCGCCGGTCTGGCGCTGGAACGCCGGACAGCGGCTGTTGAGCCTGCGCAACGGCAATCCGCTCCTGACTCAATCCCGGGTTGGTGGCGGGGCGGGAGCTCAGGGCAGCGTTTATCTGCTCGCAACGCCACTGGCAAGCCAGTATGGTAACCTGGCCGAGCACGCGCTGTTTGTTCCGGTTATGTACAAGATGGCCGCGTTGAGCGTACGGGCGCAACGTACCGCCTACTCCTTCGACGATAACCTCATTACCGTACCGGTCAATAACCCATCGGAGCGGTCTGTCTACAAACTGAAGCGCAATAAACTGGAGATCATTCCGGTGCAGCGCATCGTGAACAATCAGTTAATGCTTGAAATGCCCAAGAGCGATGAACTGGCAGCGGGTCAGGAAGTGGAAGCCGGTTATTATGAACTACTGAATGGTCAGGGCAAAACCGAGCAGCTACTCGCCTTCAATCACGGCAACAAGGAATCGTCGATGGACTTCTATTCGCCCGACGAACTACGACAGGCATTTTCCAGTCAGCCGAATGTAGAAGTGTTCGACAGCGTTCAGGACGGCGATTTTGTGCAGGTGCTGGAACAGGAGAATCTGGGCAAGAGCCTCTGGAAGTATTTCCTGCTGGCTGCGCTGGCCTTCCTGCTCCTGGAAGTAGGACTGGTGCGCTTTATGAAAGGGTAA
- the infB gene encoding translation initiation factor IF-2 has translation MAEDKSMRLSQVAKILNKGLSSVAGSLSAKGFKVEVNPNTKISTEQLEVLAKEYKSTELLNGARRAEPSVAVAEPPRRREEDVILYRRDDAGRPIVDTKPEATRTETSRTDAPAPVDPKPAPQTAPTGLPGLTVLGKIDLNARPASQPAPAPVAKAPVPQEVKPVEQPKPEPPKPTPAPAAAQPVVEAPKPAPAPVAAPVVEAKSAPVEPPKVETPKPEAPKPAAIQTPVTPAPPVTPAPAPQPAASQEAPKPEAPKSAPVVAENKPAVQEKPAVSAPAPSAPAASAPLQPPVTPVEQAAPEAATIRAAGSHQLGGLKILGKIELPVSNSRQGGGNSNADKKKRKRIRGGREGAVGSTNQPNQGGNGQPQGQGAPANRGPRDGQGDRGPVNRVPGDRNQTGGQRDTNRPAGTGQAQGGNANATPINRPAGTGQAQGGANANRGGTGNNASNRTGGGNRQGGGNAGNNANRGGSNANRGGRREAPTQADVKKSIQQTNARMAGNTPNRGADRRRDRRSQREEDRRLMNEQEELEAKILKVTEFVSANDLASLMDVSINEVISVCLNLGMFVSINQRLDAEAITVIADEFGYDVQFISAEDETEAGIDVDADEPDDLQHRAPIVTIMGHVDHGKTSLLDYIRRAKVAAGEAGGITQHIGAYSVKTNDDRMITFLDTPGHEAFTAMRARGAKVTDVVIIVIAADDSIMPQTREAINHAQVAGVPIVFAFSKVDKPGADAEKIRQELASMNMLVEEWGGKYQAQEISSKSGMGVDDLLEKVLLEAELLELKANPDRRALGTVIEASLDKGRGYVSTVLVENGTLRQGDVMLVGAHYGRIRAMTNDRGERIKEAGPAQPVQILGLPGAPQAGDKFNVMETEREAREIANKREQLLREQTLRTRKHITLEEIGRRKAIGTFKELNVIVKGDVDGSVEALSDSLLQLSTEEVQVNIIHKAVGQISESDVLLASASDAVVVGFQVRPSASARKLADQEQIELRFYSIIYDAINEIKDAMEGLLAPTVEEVIVGNVEVRDVFKISKIGTVAGCYVTEGNIKRNNKIRIIRDFIVIHTGEISALKRFKDDVNEVKFGYECGLSIKNFNDIEVGDVIESFEFKEVKRTL, from the coding sequence ATGGCAGAAGATAAGTCAATGCGCCTAAGCCAAGTGGCAAAAATCCTCAACAAAGGGCTCTCCTCTGTTGCGGGTAGTCTGTCTGCCAAAGGGTTTAAGGTTGAAGTTAATCCTAACACCAAAATCAGTACAGAACAACTGGAGGTGTTAGCGAAGGAGTATAAATCTACGGAACTCCTGAACGGAGCTCGCCGGGCTGAACCGTCGGTTGCAGTCGCCGAGCCACCGCGTCGTCGGGAGGAAGACGTCATTTTGTACCGTCGTGATGACGCAGGACGTCCAATAGTCGATACGAAACCGGAGGCAACTCGTACGGAAACGTCGCGGACAGACGCACCCGCCCCGGTGGATCCAAAACCAGCACCACAAACGGCTCCGACCGGATTGCCGGGTCTGACCGTTTTGGGCAAGATTGATCTGAACGCTCGACCTGCGTCCCAGCCTGCACCAGCACCCGTAGCGAAAGCGCCGGTTCCGCAGGAGGTGAAGCCTGTGGAGCAGCCTAAACCAGAACCGCCCAAACCGACGCCTGCACCCGCAGCAGCGCAACCCGTCGTCGAAGCGCCCAAGCCAGCGCCCGCTCCGGTTGCCGCCCCTGTGGTTGAAGCAAAATCGGCTCCGGTTGAACCACCCAAAGTGGAGACTCCGAAACCAGAAGCGCCCAAACCAGCGGCCATTCAAACGCCGGTTACGCCTGCTCCTCCCGTAACACCAGCCCCTGCTCCACAGCCTGCGGCCAGTCAGGAAGCGCCGAAACCGGAAGCACCTAAATCTGCTCCTGTAGTAGCGGAAAACAAACCGGCGGTTCAGGAAAAGCCAGCAGTTAGCGCGCCAGCCCCTTCGGCTCCGGCAGCATCTGCTCCTTTGCAGCCTCCCGTTACACCGGTAGAACAGGCAGCCCCCGAAGCAGCAACGATTCGGGCAGCGGGTAGTCACCAGCTGGGTGGTCTGAAAATTCTTGGCAAAATCGAGCTGCCTGTTAGCAACTCCCGTCAGGGTGGTGGTAACAGCAACGCCGACAAGAAAAAACGTAAACGAATTCGTGGCGGCCGTGAAGGCGCTGTGGGCAGTACAAATCAGCCTAACCAAGGTGGTAATGGACAGCCGCAGGGTCAGGGCGCACCAGCAAACCGTGGACCCCGCGATGGGCAGGGCGACCGCGGCCCCGTTAATCGGGTCCCGGGCGACCGCAACCAAACCGGCGGCCAGCGCGATACCAATCGCCCGGCCGGTACGGGTCAGGCCCAGGGTGGCAACGCCAACGCGACACCGATCAACCGGCCAGCCGGTACGGGTCAGGCTCAGGGCGGTGCCAACGCTAACCGGGGCGGCACCGGCAACAACGCAAGCAACCGCACCGGTGGTGGTAATCGGCAGGGTGGTGGCAATGCCGGCAACAATGCCAATCGCGGTGGCAGTAATGCCAACCGGGGTGGCCGTCGGGAAGCCCCTACACAAGCTGATGTTAAAAAGTCGATTCAGCAGACCAACGCCCGGATGGCGGGTAACACACCCAACCGGGGTGCCGACCGCCGTCGTGATCGCAGAAGCCAGCGCGAAGAAGATCGCCGGTTAATGAACGAACAGGAGGAGCTGGAAGCAAAAATCCTGAAAGTTACCGAGTTCGTATCGGCCAATGACCTGGCCTCGCTGATGGACGTTTCCATCAACGAAGTTATTTCGGTCTGTTTGAACCTGGGTATGTTCGTCTCGATCAACCAGCGTCTCGACGCCGAGGCCATTACCGTTATTGCCGATGAATTTGGGTACGATGTCCAGTTTATATCGGCCGAAGACGAAACGGAAGCGGGTATTGATGTAGACGCGGATGAGCCGGATGATTTGCAACACCGCGCCCCGATCGTTACGATCATGGGTCACGTTGACCACGGTAAAACGTCGCTCCTCGACTACATCCGGCGGGCTAAAGTAGCCGCTGGTGAAGCCGGTGGTATTACGCAGCACATTGGTGCCTACAGCGTAAAAACCAACGACGACCGGATGATTACTTTCTTAGATACACCGGGTCACGAAGCCTTTACGGCCATGCGTGCCCGTGGTGCTAAAGTTACCGACGTCGTTATCATCGTAATTGCGGCCGATGACAGTATCATGCCACAAACCCGCGAGGCTATCAACCACGCGCAGGTAGCGGGTGTACCGATCGTCTTTGCATTCTCGAAAGTAGATAAGCCGGGTGCCGATGCGGAGAAAATCCGTCAGGAGTTGGCCTCGATGAACATGCTCGTTGAGGAATGGGGCGGTAAATACCAGGCACAGGAAATTTCTTCCAAGTCAGGTATGGGTGTCGACGATCTGCTTGAAAAAGTATTGCTCGAAGCTGAACTGCTTGAACTGAAGGCGAACCCTGACCGTCGGGCACTGGGTACAGTCATCGAAGCCTCGCTCGATAAAGGCCGGGGTTACGTATCAACGGTTCTTGTAGAAAATGGTACGCTGCGTCAGGGCGACGTTATGCTGGTGGGTGCGCACTACGGTCGCATTCGGGCTATGACGAACGACCGGGGTGAACGTATCAAAGAAGCAGGACCCGCTCAGCCTGTACAGATCCTGGGTCTGCCGGGTGCTCCCCAGGCGGGTGATAAGTTCAACGTAATGGAAACGGAGCGTGAGGCCCGCGAAATTGCGAATAAGCGCGAGCAACTCCTTCGCGAACAAACCCTTCGTACCCGCAAGCACATTACGCTTGAAGAGATCGGTCGCCGGAAAGCCATCGGTACCTTCAAAGAGCTGAACGTGATTGTAAAAGGTGACGTGGATGGTTCGGTCGAAGCGCTCTCCGACTCCCTGCTGCAACTGTCGACGGAAGAAGTTCAGGTGAACATCATCCACAAAGCAGTTGGACAGATATCGGAATCAGACGTACTGCTGGCTTCTGCCTCTGACGCGGTTGTCGTTGGCTTCCAGGTACGGCCCTCGGCAAGTGCCCGGAAACTGGCCGACCAGGAGCAGATCGAGTTACGGTTCTACTCGATTATCTATGACGCTATCAATGAGATCAAAGACGCGATGGAAGGCTTACTGGCCCCAACGGTTGAAGAAGTCATTGTTGGTAACGTTGAAGTACGTGATGTCTTCAAGATCAGCAAAATCGGTACAGTTGCCGGTTGCTACGTCACCGAAGGGAATATCAAGCGGAATAACAAAATCCGTATTATTCGGGACTTCATTGTTATCCATACGGGCGAGATCAGTGCGCTGAAACGCTTCAAGGATGACGTTAACGAAGTTAAGTTTGGTTACGAGTGTGGTTTAAGTATCAAAAACTTTAACGACATCGAAGTTGGCGACGTGATCGAAAGCTTCGAGTTTAAAGAAGTGAAACGTACGCTTTAA
- the nusA gene encoding transcription termination factor NusA, which produces MTSGLLIESFADFARSKNIDRPTMIAILEEVFRTMIRKKYGTDENFDVIINAESGDLEMWRTREIVDDDSEDIWDYDKIPLAEARKIQDDFEVGEQVAEEVKLDDFGRRVVQTARQTLIQKIKDMEKELLYQKYKDQVGDLVTAEVYQLLKHEIILVDSENNELSIPRTEQIPKDRYRKGESVKAVISRVDMLNGTPKIVLSRTSPVFLERLFEIEVPEIYDGLISIRKIVREPGERAKVAVESYDDRIDPVGACVGMKGSRIHGIVRELGNENIDVINYTENLELLISRALSPAKVSSMTIDQEAKRVSVFLKPDQVSLAIGKGGQNIKLAGRLVDMEIDVFRDNEGQEDDEDVDLMEFSDEIDDWMIQELRKVGLDTAKSVLALSKEELVRRTDLEEDTVEEVLNILKQEFE; this is translated from the coding sequence ATGACCAGTGGACTACTGATCGAATCGTTCGCCGATTTCGCCCGGTCTAAAAATATTGACCGGCCTACAATGATCGCCATTCTGGAAGAAGTCTTCCGGACGATGATTCGAAAAAAATACGGTACCGACGAAAATTTTGACGTGATCATCAACGCCGAGAGCGGTGATCTGGAAATGTGGCGGACGCGCGAAATCGTGGACGATGATTCAGAGGATATCTGGGATTACGACAAAATCCCCCTCGCCGAAGCCCGTAAAATTCAGGACGACTTCGAAGTAGGCGAGCAGGTTGCCGAAGAGGTAAAACTGGACGATTTTGGTCGGCGGGTAGTGCAGACGGCCCGCCAGACACTGATCCAGAAGATAAAGGACATGGAGAAAGAACTCCTTTATCAAAAATACAAAGATCAGGTAGGCGACCTGGTTACCGCTGAGGTCTACCAGTTGTTGAAACATGAGATCATTCTGGTCGATTCGGAAAACAACGAGCTGAGCATTCCACGTACGGAGCAGATCCCAAAAGATCGGTACCGGAAAGGCGAGTCGGTGAAGGCAGTGATCAGCCGGGTCGATATGCTAAACGGCACGCCCAAGATTGTTTTATCGCGCACGTCGCCGGTATTTCTGGAACGTTTGTTCGAGATTGAAGTCCCCGAAATTTACGACGGCCTCATCTCGATCCGCAAAATTGTTCGGGAACCGGGCGAGCGGGCTAAAGTGGCCGTCGAATCATACGACGATCGGATTGACCCCGTTGGTGCCTGCGTCGGTATGAAAGGGTCGCGGATTCACGGGATCGTGCGGGAGTTGGGCAACGAGAACATCGATGTTATCAACTACACGGAAAACCTTGAACTGCTCATTAGCCGCGCGTTGAGCCCGGCTAAGGTAAGTTCAATGACGATTGATCAGGAAGCCAAGCGTGTGTCGGTGTTTCTAAAACCCGATCAGGTTTCGCTGGCCATTGGTAAAGGCGGTCAGAACATTAAACTGGCCGGCCGATTGGTAGACATGGAGATTGACGTATTCCGGGACAATGAAGGTCAGGAAGACGATGAGGACGTTGATTTGATGGAGTTCTCGGACGAAATCGATGACTGGATGATCCAGGAGCTTCGGAAAGTGGGCCTCGATACCGCCAAGAGCGTGCTGGCACTGAGCAAAGAAGAACTTGTTCGGCGCACTGACCTCGAGGAGGATACGGTAGAAGAAGTGCTCAATATTCTGAAGCAGGAGTTTGAATAA
- a CDS encoding ribosome maturation factor RimP, producing MDDKTRVTEWLQPYLNDGQIYIVDVQVVGRQGGRIKVTILLDSDTGITIEECASISRQLGGQMDEQNFFGESPFVLEISSPGVDFPLTFTRQYVRNIGRQLTVTLLDGTLRKGRLESVADDHIVLDIEPEKMSKTKKKKEALTAAEAPTGPTPIHFEQIKKANVDVSFK from the coding sequence ATGGATGATAAAACACGAGTAACTGAATGGCTCCAGCCCTACCTGAACGACGGGCAAATCTATATTGTTGATGTTCAGGTGGTTGGCCGGCAGGGTGGCCGCATCAAGGTTACCATTCTGCTGGATAGCGATACGGGCATTACCATCGAAGAGTGTGCATCGATCAGCCGCCAGTTGGGTGGACAGATGGATGAGCAGAATTTTTTTGGCGAATCGCCCTTTGTGCTCGAAATTTCGTCACCGGGCGTCGACTTCCCCCTGACCTTTACCCGGCAGTATGTCCGTAACATTGGTCGGCAGTTGACAGTTACGCTGCTTGACGGAACACTTCGGAAAGGCCGGCTGGAGTCGGTCGCCGATGATCACATTGTGCTCGACATTGAACCGGAGAAGATGTCGAAAACGAAGAAAAAGAAGGAAGCGCTTACCGCTGCCGAAGCCCCGACTGGTCCTACGCCAATCCACTTCGAGCAGATAAAAAAAGCCAACGTAGACGTATCATTTAAATAA
- a CDS encoding endonuclease/exonuclease/phosphatase family protein: protein MGIRSRFGSLVSFFFRSLLWSINLGLVLYTFLGYWLAYKLPVEHWSAGMVMITLPVAWVLNLVMVGLWLFDRPWRSWLSGTALLTGIVLFGSRTFTWHTPEKPAKGETAVSVFSYNVQSFGLDNPWERYNSSPRVRRTINYVLRYDAPIKCMQEFYVSTAVPDYDVVRRFEEAGYRYSVLLRPELANKRDGPIGAVIFSKYPIVNSGREEFSGFNGIVWANIKIGNDTIRVINVHLQSMGIRVAKVLKQDKMTGVKHETHGVLSALRFGFIERREQVLKVQRHIRESAYPVIVTGDHNDTPYSVVYEQMRRTLPNSFEDAGRGFGFTYNRPPGFIRIDHQFHDPTLKALDFQTINYIKYSDHYPIVGTYQVK from the coding sequence ATGGGAATAAGGTCACGATTCGGTAGTTTGGTTTCCTTCTTTTTTCGGTCGTTGCTGTGGTCAATCAATTTAGGACTGGTACTCTATACCTTTCTGGGGTACTGGCTGGCGTATAAATTACCCGTTGAACACTGGTCGGCGGGCATGGTGATGATCACGCTGCCCGTGGCCTGGGTATTGAATCTAGTGATGGTTGGCCTTTGGCTGTTTGACCGGCCGTGGCGAAGCTGGCTGTCGGGAACGGCGCTGCTCACGGGTATCGTTCTATTCGGCTCCCGCACGTTTACCTGGCACACGCCCGAGAAACCCGCGAAGGGAGAAACGGCCGTTTCGGTCTTCAGCTACAACGTTCAGTCGTTTGGCCTGGATAATCCGTGGGAGCGGTATAATAGCTCACCCCGTGTTCGCCGAACCATAAACTACGTACTGCGCTACGATGCCCCCATCAAGTGCATGCAGGAATTCTATGTTTCAACGGCTGTTCCAGATTATGATGTTGTCCGGCGCTTTGAAGAAGCAGGCTATCGCTATTCGGTGCTGCTACGTCCGGAGTTGGCCAACAAACGGGATGGGCCCATTGGTGCCGTTATCTTTTCGAAATACCCCATCGTCAACTCAGGACGCGAAGAGTTCAGCGGATTCAACGGAATTGTCTGGGCCAATATTAAGATCGGTAATGACACCATCCGGGTGATCAACGTACACCTGCAGTCGATGGGCATCCGCGTAGCCAAAGTGCTGAAGCAGGATAAAATGACTGGCGTAAAGCACGAAACGCATGGGGTACTGAGCGCACTGCGGTTTGGTTTTATTGAACGGCGCGAGCAGGTTTTGAAGGTGCAGCGACATATTCGTGAGAGCGCCTATCCCGTTATCGTGACCGGCGACCATAACGACACGCCCTACAGCGTTGTCTATGAACAGATGCGTCGGACCTTACCCAACAGCTTCGAAGATGCGGGTCGGGGGTTTGGCTTTACCTATAACCGCCCGCCCGGTTTTATCCGCATCGATCACCAGTTTCACGATCCAACGTTAAAAGCGCTCGATTTTCAGACAATCAATTACATCAAATATTCCGATCATTACCCAATTGTAGGGACCTACCAGGTGAAGTAG
- a CDS encoding molybdenum cofactor biosynthesis protein MoaE, giving the protein MVSLTTNPIDVASALTYLQSEQAGAIDFFLGVVRDNTQDRPVDRLDYEAYDRMAISEMQKIVDEANQRWALLRCVVVHRTGTLRIGEIAVLIGVATAHRADAFDACRYIIDTIKQTVPIWKKEIFTDGEVWVNAHP; this is encoded by the coding sequence ATGGTTTCCCTCACAACCAATCCCATTGACGTTGCCTCTGCCCTCACCTACCTCCAGTCAGAACAGGCAGGTGCCATTGATTTCTTTCTCGGTGTTGTCCGTGACAATACGCAGGACCGCCCCGTTGACCGGCTCGACTACGAAGCTTACGACCGAATGGCGATCAGCGAAATGCAAAAGATCGTTGACGAGGCCAACCAGCGGTGGGCCTTGTTACGCTGTGTTGTCGTCCATCGGACGGGGACCCTGCGCATTGGAGAAATTGCGGTCCTGATTGGCGTCGCCACGGCCCATCGCGCCGATGCTTTTGATGCTTGTCGCTACATAATTGACACCATTAAACAAACCGTCCCGATCTGGAAGAAGGAGATTTTCACCGATGGTGAAGTGTGGGTGAACGCACATCCTTAA
- a CDS encoding MoaD/ThiS family protein, with the protein MNASISVLLFGIARDLTGQSTVSVPLMSEASVGDLLDQLHQQYPALTGIRSLLVAVNGEYAEPDQRLVSTDEIAIIPPVSGG; encoded by the coding sequence ATGAATGCATCCATTTCGGTCCTGCTTTTTGGGATTGCCCGCGACTTAACTGGTCAATCAACTGTTTCGGTTCCGCTAATGAGTGAAGCCAGCGTCGGCGACCTGCTAGACCAGCTCCATCAACAGTATCCGGCTCTAACAGGTATCCGCTCGTTGCTGGTTGCTGTCAACGGCGAGTATGCCGAACCAGACCAACGCCTGGTTAGTACCGACGAGATTGCCATTATTCCCCCAGTTAGTGGCGGCTAG
- a CDS encoding S1C family serine protease yields MEVNENKSIEEALVAYSERIRFRRKLSAIQHQLDMETVRQEADQYQTEAEQSGQIRSLWRTYRTTLAVAASVAVITTFGSIFLYRSYQQGHRQQEQQYSQLSKEIQAVKSSQKRLINDISGRGRALSANPAQVSGSGFMLTPDGYFVTNHHIVRDADSVYVQSNKGDVYKARIVHADLVHDLAILQLCDDSAFRSMSPVPYSFDARTSDLGERVFTLGYPREEIVYGEGYLSSGTGYRGDSVAYQVAISVNPGNSGGPLLDEKGNVIGIISGKQTTSEGVSFAVKTNYLLQAINGIPADSLKGQALRLNRKNTLASLPRKQQIKRMQDYVYQVKVFKHK; encoded by the coding sequence ATGGAAGTAAACGAAAATAAATCGATCGAAGAGGCTCTGGTAGCCTATAGTGAACGCATTCGTTTTCGGCGGAAGTTATCGGCCATTCAGCACCAGCTCGATATGGAAACGGTTCGCCAGGAGGCCGATCAATACCAGACAGAGGCTGAACAGTCGGGGCAGATCCGCTCCCTGTGGCGTACGTACCGGACCACGCTTGCAGTGGCCGCTTCCGTAGCGGTCATCACAACCTTTGGTTCCATCTTCCTCTACCGCTCTTACCAGCAGGGCCACCGGCAGCAGGAACAGCAATACAGCCAGTTAAGTAAGGAAATTCAGGCCGTTAAGTCATCGCAGAAACGCCTGATCAACGATATCAGTGGCCGGGGACGGGCTCTGAGCGCTAACCCTGCCCAGGTATCGGGCTCCGGATTCATGCTCACGCCCGACGGCTACTTTGTTACCAACCACCACATTGTCCGTGACGCCGATTCGGTATACGTGCAGAGTAATAAAGGAGATGTATACAAGGCCCGGATCGTCCACGCCGATCTGGTGCATGATCTGGCTATTCTTCAACTCTGCGATGACAGCGCGTTCCGTTCCATGTCGCCGGTGCCGTACAGTTTTGACGCCCGCACGTCTGACCTTGGCGAGCGTGTGTTTACGCTGGGCTATCCCCGGGAAGAAATCGTGTATGGAGAAGGCTATCTCAGCTCAGGCACCGGCTACCGGGGCGACTCAGTAGCTTATCAGGTTGCCATCAGCGTGAACCCGGGTAACTCAGGCGGTCCCCTGCTCGACGAAAAAGGCAATGTCATTGGCATCATCAGTGGCAAGCAAACCACTTCAGAAGGGGTAAGCTTTGCCGTGAAGACCAATTACCTCTTGCAGGCAATCAACGGTATTCCGGCTGATTCGCTGAAAGGCCAGGCACTCCGTCTGAACCGCAAAAACACCCTGGCCAGTCTGCCGCGTAAGCAGCAGATCAAACGGATGCAGGACTACGTCTACCAGGTAAAAGTGTTTAAGCACAAATAA
- a CDS encoding RNA polymerase sigma factor has translation MKESRRALLTDDELLKGLAEGSDDALTQLYRRYFPMVLHFVTTNSGSEDEAKDIYQEALIVLYEKVRGGSFELHSLLKTYIYSVSRRLWLKQLSYRNRFLVNDIETAATDSAAVGQMNDDLADHEERDRQFELMSDSLDRLGEPCRTLLEDFYIRHSSMQDITEKFGYTNADNAKTQKYKCLMRLKRLFFAEYRA, from the coding sequence ATGAAGGAAAGTAGGCGGGCCTTATTAACCGACGATGAGTTGCTGAAAGGTCTGGCTGAGGGATCTGATGATGCGCTCACGCAGTTATACCGTCGTTACTTCCCAATGGTGCTGCATTTTGTGACCACCAACAGCGGTAGTGAAGACGAGGCAAAAGATATTTATCAGGAAGCCCTGATTGTATTGTATGAGAAGGTACGTGGCGGTTCGTTCGAACTCCACAGCTTGCTCAAAACGTACATTTATTCGGTTAGTCGGCGGTTGTGGCTCAAGCAACTGTCCTACCGAAACCGATTTCTGGTCAACGATATTGAAACGGCCGCTACCGACTCGGCAGCGGTGGGTCAGATGAATGACGACCTGGCTGATCACGAAGAACGCGATCGGCAGTTTGAGTTGATGAGTGATTCACTCGACCGGTTGGGCGAGCCCTGCCGGACGTTGCTCGAAGATTTTTATATCCGACATTCCAGTATGCAGGATATAACGGAGAAGTTCGGTTACACGAACGCCGATAACGCCAAAACGCAGAAGTACAAGTGTCTGATGCGGTTGAAGCGGTTGTTTTTTGCGGAGTATAGAGCGTAG